The proteins below come from a single Staphylococcus sp. MI 10-1553 genomic window:
- a CDS encoding aminotransferase class I/II-fold pyridoxal phosphate-dependent enzyme, whose product MNPLALQLNEQLSEENPVVLDMFSDLGTNMYYPKGILTQSAEAKATKYNATIGMATTAEGKMYTKTLYGMFDHLTPDEVFAYAPPQGLAELRELWQQKMLKENPDLTKEAMSLPLVTNALTHGLSLIADLFVNPGDTVLLPQHNWGNYNLVFGVRHQATMQTYPIFDEQGHFTTEHLVKTLDDIEEDKVIMLLNYPNNPTGYTPTTEKVETIVQAIDRLAKRGVNVVAVVDDAYYGLFYEDVYTQSIFTALTQLNNERVLPIRLDGATKEFFAWGFRVGFLTFGTSNNTTKNVLEAKMKGLIRSNNSSGATPSQAAVQHALKQGASFNDEVQHNIQILQSRYEVTKAIVYDEAYQSLWQPYDFNSGYFMALKVKGVNAEALRVHLIEKHSIGIVALNETDIRIAFSCIEKEDLPHVFKSIATAIETLQA is encoded by the coding sequence ATGAACCCTTTAGCGCTACAATTAAACGAACAGTTAAGTGAAGAAAACCCAGTCGTCCTAGATATGTTTTCCGACCTTGGTACAAATATGTATTATCCAAAAGGCATTTTGACACAATCTGCTGAAGCCAAAGCGACAAAATATAACGCTACAATCGGTATGGCTACAACTGCTGAAGGCAAAATGTACACTAAAACGTTATATGGCATGTTTGATCATTTAACGCCAGATGAAGTTTTTGCTTATGCCCCGCCACAAGGTTTGGCTGAATTACGTGAACTTTGGCAACAAAAAATGTTAAAAGAGAACCCTGATTTAACAAAAGAAGCGATGAGTTTACCTCTCGTGACGAATGCTTTAACGCACGGTTTGTCATTAATTGCTGATTTATTTGTGAATCCAGGTGATACCGTATTATTACCTCAACACAATTGGGGGAACTATAATCTTGTTTTCGGCGTTCGTCATCAAGCAACAATGCAAACTTACCCCATTTTTGATGAACAAGGTCATTTCACAACCGAACATCTCGTAAAAACGTTGGATGATATTGAAGAAGATAAAGTCATCATGTTATTAAACTATCCAAACAATCCAACTGGTTATACACCTACAACAGAAAAAGTTGAGACAATTGTGCAAGCGATTGATCGACTAGCAAAACGTGGTGTAAACGTCGTTGCAGTTGTCGACGATGCGTATTACGGATTATTTTACGAAGATGTATACACACAATCTATTTTCACTGCACTCACACAATTGAACAATGAACGTGTATTACCAATTCGTTTAGATGGTGCGACAAAAGAGTTTTTCGCTTGGGGGTTCCGCGTCGGTTTCTTAACTTTTGGAACTTCAAATAACACGACAAAAAATGTGTTAGAAGCTAAAATGAAAGGGCTCATTCGTAGTAATAACTCAAGTGGTGCCACACCTTCTCAAGCAGCAGTCCAACATGCGTTGAAACAAGGGGCATCTTTCAATGATGAAGTGCAACACAACATTCAAATTTTACAATCACGTTATGAAGTGACTAAAGCAATCGTTTATGATGAAGCATACCAATCATTATGGCAGCCGTATGACTTTAACTCTGGTTACTTCATGGCGTTGAAAGTGAAAGGTGTGAATGCTGAAGCGTTACGTGTCCACCTCATTGAAAAACATTCGATTGGTATCGTTGCGCTTAATGAGACTGACATTCGTATCGCCTTTAGTTGCATCGAAAAAGAAGATTTACCACACGTATTTAAATCCATTGCTACAGCGATTGAAACATTACAAGCATAA
- a CDS encoding SPL family radical SAM protein: protein MDIHTRQPQQFLTKASGYLKNYTHTLNPYMGCQFACTYCYVRRSPISLFSGKTWGDWVTAKTDEQLKFRKELQKNKSKGPFTVFMSSSTDPYQQLEKKYETTRYLLSEMHECPPDFLFIQTRSPLIQRDIDILQSYPGNFIVSMTVETDREDIIRHFTPKAPSIQARLKTVDKLRAAHIPTQIAVAPVLPCTDQFAQQLAEHIDRVTIDDYFMGDGANGRRTQSLGIQSLYENLDLQDWYHPDAYLHVVKLMQDAFPHDNIAISSNGFVPFQ, encoded by the coding sequence ATGGACATCCATACACGTCAACCACAACAATTTTTAACGAAAGCGAGTGGCTATTTAAAAAATTACACGCATACTTTAAATCCATACATGGGCTGTCAATTTGCATGCACATACTGTTACGTACGTCGCTCACCTATTTCGCTATTTTCTGGTAAAACTTGGGGCGATTGGGTCACTGCTAAAACAGATGAGCAGCTGAAATTTAGAAAAGAGCTCCAGAAAAATAAATCTAAAGGGCCATTCACAGTATTCATGTCTTCCTCTACCGATCCATATCAACAGCTTGAGAAAAAATATGAAACGACCCGCTATTTATTATCTGAAATGCATGAGTGTCCACCCGATTTTCTGTTCATTCAAACACGTAGCCCGCTCATACAACGAGACATCGACATCCTTCAATCTTATCCTGGAAATTTCATCGTAAGTATGACCGTAGAAACAGATCGTGAAGACATCATCCGCCATTTCACACCAAAAGCACCGAGTATTCAAGCAAGATTGAAAACCGTGGACAAACTTCGTGCTGCACATATTCCAACACAAATTGCCGTTGCACCTGTCCTGCCTTGTACTGATCAGTTTGCTCAACAATTAGCCGAACATATCGACCGTGTTACGATTGACGATTACTTTATGGGTGATGGGGCAAACGGTCGTCGCACACAATCGCTCGGCATTCAGTCTTTATATGAAAATCTCGATTTACAGGATTGGTATCATCCTGACGCCTATCTTCATGTGGTAAAATTAATGCAAGACGCTTTTCCACATGACAACATTGCGATCAGTAGTAATGGTTTCGTGCCATTTCAATAA
- a CDS encoding methylated-DNA--[protein]-cysteine S-methyltransferase, whose protein sequence is MSFYFQHIDTPLGLMTAVVNDDALLGLSFTDSKDYPTALKHFQKQATLIQISFHPIVNQIALELEAYFYGHCHTFKTPVAHVIGTPFQQQVWQALRQLPFGVVVNYSDIAQMIGRPKSVRAVASAIGQNPLSIIVPCHRVLRKDGQLGGFNSGLHRKKRLLSLEGDSHGTTTF, encoded by the coding sequence ATGTCATTTTACTTTCAACATATTGATACGCCACTTGGGTTAATGACGGCAGTTGTGAATGATGACGCATTGTTAGGTTTATCATTTACGGATTCAAAAGATTATCCCACTGCGTTAAAACATTTTCAAAAACAGGCAACTCTCATTCAAATTTCATTTCATCCGATCGTGAACCAAATTGCTTTAGAGTTAGAAGCTTATTTTTATGGCCATTGTCACACATTTAAAACACCAGTCGCGCACGTCATTGGTACACCATTCCAACAACAAGTGTGGCAAGCATTACGACAACTTCCTTTTGGAGTCGTTGTGAATTATAGTGACATCGCGCAAATGATTGGACGTCCAAAAAGCGTACGTGCTGTGGCATCTGCTATCGGGCAAAATCCCCTATCCATTATCGTACCGTGTCATCGTGTATTACGAAAAGATGGACAGTTAGGTGGCTTTAATAGTGGCTTGCATCGTAAAAAACGCTTGTTGTCATTGGAAGGTGATAGTCATGGAACAACGACATTTTGA
- a CDS encoding acetylornithine deacetylase, translating to MEQRHFEILETLITHPTVSPPARNTITLQRQIATWLEDMGFEVQTIPFYDNDCIVVGTLKGQNPSAPRLILNGHVDVAEVDDEQFWRFNPFQLTEEDGFLFGRGVADMKGGMSALLYNLERLYQEGIQPEGDIIVHSVVGEEVGEAGTKVACEHSPKADLALVLDTSDNIAMGQGGVITGWITIQSDETIHDGARSHIIHAGGGRHGASAIEKMVKIIQALQELERHWAVTKFYPGMPPGANTINPAVIEGGRHPAFIADQCRLWITVHYLPDEKYDTIIEEIETYLNKVADSDLWLSQNPLQFEWGGTSMIEDKGEIFPSFTLPTSHPGFHMLAEAHEHVHHTPLQTTMSTTVTDGGWTADFGIPTILYGPGELNEAHGTNERIKIQDLDDFTEVLHTFLKSWYEKPER from the coding sequence ATGGAACAACGACATTTTGAAATTCTTGAAACATTAATTACACATCCAACAGTGAGTCCTCCTGCCCGCAATACCATCACTTTACAACGACAAATTGCAACTTGGCTTGAAGACATGGGTTTTGAGGTCCAAACGATCCCTTTTTATGACAATGACTGTATCGTCGTTGGCACATTGAAAGGACAGAATCCATCAGCACCACGCCTTATTTTAAACGGTCATGTCGATGTCGCTGAAGTCGACGATGAACAGTTTTGGCGCTTCAATCCTTTTCAACTCACTGAAGAAGATGGTTTTCTTTTTGGTAGAGGCGTCGCTGATATGAAAGGTGGCATGTCCGCCCTCTTATATAATTTAGAACGTTTGTATCAAGAAGGCATACAACCTGAAGGCGACATTATCGTGCATTCTGTTGTCGGTGAGGAAGTCGGAGAAGCAGGTACAAAAGTCGCTTGTGAACATTCACCAAAAGCTGATTTAGCGCTTGTGTTAGATACGAGCGATAATATTGCGATGGGACAAGGTGGCGTCATTACCGGTTGGATTACGATTCAAAGTGATGAAACGATTCATGACGGTGCGCGCAGTCACATCATTCACGCAGGTGGTGGTCGTCATGGTGCCAGTGCCATTGAAAAAATGGTGAAAATCATTCAAGCCTTACAAGAACTTGAACGTCATTGGGCTGTCACAAAATTTTATCCCGGAATGCCACCCGGAGCAAATACGATTAATCCAGCCGTAATTGAAGGCGGTCGTCATCCTGCTTTTATCGCAGACCAATGCCGATTATGGATTACAGTGCATTATTTACCTGACGAAAAATACGACACCATTATTGAAGAAATTGAAACGTATTTAAACAAAGTCGCTGATAGTGATCTGTGGCTCAGTCAAAATCCACTTCAATTCGAATGGGGCGGCACTTCTATGATTGAGGATAAAGGTGAAATTTTCCCAAGCTTTACTTTACCGACATCTCATCCTGGATTTCATATGTTAGCCGAAGCACATGAACACGTACACCATACACCGCTTCAAACGACTATGAGCACAACAGTAACAGATGGGGGTTGGACCGCAGACTTTGGCATTCCAACCATTTTATACGGACCAGGCGAACTCAATGAAGCACATGGGACGAACGAAAGAATCAAAATTCAAGATTTGGATGATTTTACCGAAGTCTTGCATACATTTTTAAAATCGTGGTATGAGAAACCTGAGCGGTAA
- a CDS encoding GNAT family N-acetyltransferase: protein MDIKLVNTFDDSYLDSIYKTYQSVDWRNHNKDNIRSILKNSTHIVLAIYNNEVIGLGRSLSDGIFNAAIYDVIVNPEYQNLKLGSRIVKDLLEQIGDVSCIHLISTSGKLDFYRKQGFSKLKTGMAIYKSEKLKMEYTE from the coding sequence ATGGATATAAAACTTGTTAATACATTTGATGATAGCTACTTAGATTCTATTTATAAAACTTATCAATCTGTAGACTGGAGGAATCATAACAAAGACAATATTAGAAGTATACTAAAAAATAGTACGCATATTGTATTAGCTATTTATAATAATGAAGTTATTGGTTTAGGTAGATCTTTATCTGATGGTATATTTAATGCGGCGATATATGATGTGATTGTTAATCCTGAATATCAAAATTTAAAATTAGGTAGTAGAATTGTAAAAGACTTATTAGAACAAATTGGAGATGTGTCCTGTATTCATTTAATATCAACTTCGGGAAAACTAGATTTTTATCGTAAACAAGGATTTAGTAAGTTGAAAACAGGTATGGCTATATATAAAAGTGAAAAATTGAAAATGGAATACACTGAATGA
- the groL gene encoding chaperonin GroEL (60 kDa chaperone family; promotes refolding of misfolded polypeptides especially under stressful conditions; forms two stacked rings of heptamers to form a barrel-shaped 14mer; ends can be capped by GroES; misfolded proteins enter the barrel where they are refolded when GroES binds), which yields MAKELKFSEDARQAMLRGVDKLANAVKVTIGPKGRNVVLDKEFTAPLITNDGVTIAKEIELEDPYENMGAKLVQEVANKTNEIAGDGTTTATVLAQAMIQEGLKNVTSGANPVGIRQGIDKAVAVAIESLHNISQKVENKEEIAQVGAISAADEEVGRYISEAMEKVGNDGVISIEESSGFNTELEVVEGMQFDRGYQSPYMVTDSDKMTAELDRPYILITDKKISSFQDILPLLEQIVQSNRPILIVADEVEGDALTNLVLNRMRGTFTAVAVKAPGFGDRRKAMLEDLAILTGAQVITDDLGLELKEATLDMLGTASKVEVTKDNTTVVDGDGDPANIDARVNQLKAQIEETDSDFDREKLQERLAKLAGGVAVIKVGAASETELKERKLRIEDALNSTRAAVEEGIVAGGGTALMNIFKDVQAIEAEGDEATGVNIVLKALQAPVRQIAENAGLEGSVIVERMKNAEPGIGYNAATDEWVNMLEAGIVDPTKVTRSALQHAASVAAMFLTTEAVVANIPEDKGNDMPQMGGMPGMM from the coding sequence ATGGCAAAGGAATTAAAATTTTCTGAAGATGCACGTCAAGCGATGTTACGTGGTGTCGATAAATTAGCAAATGCTGTTAAAGTGACAATTGGTCCAAAAGGGCGTAATGTTGTACTTGATAAAGAGTTTACAGCGCCACTCATTACAAATGACGGTGTGACAATCGCAAAAGAAATCGAATTAGAAGACCCTTATGAAAATATGGGAGCGAAACTTGTTCAAGAAGTTGCGAATAAAACAAATGAAATTGCAGGGGACGGTACGACAACAGCGACTGTACTTGCACAAGCGATGATTCAAGAAGGACTTAAAAACGTGACAAGTGGTGCAAACCCAGTCGGTATCCGTCAAGGTATCGATAAAGCTGTGGCAGTAGCTATTGAATCGTTGCACAATATTTCGCAAAAAGTTGAAAATAAAGAAGAAATTGCACAAGTCGGCGCGATTTCTGCAGCTGACGAAGAAGTAGGCCGTTACATTTCTGAAGCGATGGAAAAAGTCGGCAATGATGGCGTTATCTCAATTGAAGAATCAAGCGGTTTTAACACAGAATTAGAAGTCGTTGAAGGGATGCAATTCGATCGTGGATACCAATCGCCATATATGGTGACAGATTCTGACAAAATGACAGCAGAATTAGATAGACCATACATTTTAATTACTGACAAGAAAATCTCTTCATTCCAAGATATCTTGCCGTTATTAGAACAAATTGTACAATCAAATCGTCCAATTTTAATAGTAGCAGACGAAGTAGAAGGCGACGCATTAACAAATCTTGTCTTAAACCGTATGCGTGGCACATTTACAGCTGTTGCAGTTAAAGCACCTGGTTTCGGTGATCGTCGTAAAGCGATGTTAGAAGACTTAGCGATTTTAACAGGTGCGCAAGTGATTACAGATGATTTAGGTCTTGAATTAAAAGAAGCGACTTTAGATATGTTAGGTACTGCAAGCAAAGTCGAAGTGACTAAAGACAATACAACGGTTGTTGATGGTGACGGCGATCCAGCTAACATCGATGCGCGTGTAAATCAATTGAAAGCACAAATTGAAGAAACAGATTCTGACTTTGACCGTGAAAAACTTCAAGAACGTTTAGCAAAATTAGCTGGCGGTGTTGCAGTGATTAAAGTCGGAGCAGCTTCTGAAACTGAATTAAAAGAACGCAAATTACGTATTGAAGATGCATTGAACTCAACACGTGCAGCAGTTGAAGAAGGTATTGTTGCTGGTGGGGGTACGGCACTAATGAACATTTTCAAAGACGTACAAGCCATTGAAGCGGAAGGCGATGAAGCAACAGGTGTGAACATCGTATTGAAAGCATTACAAGCACCCGTGCGTCAAATTGCTGAAAATGCAGGTCTTGAAGGTTCAGTCATTGTTGAAAGAATGAAAAATGCTGAACCAGGTATTGGTTACAACGCAGCTACAGACGAATGGGTGAACATGTTAGAAGCAGGTATCGTCGATCCAACTAAAGTGACGCGTTCTGCTTTACAACATGCAGCTAGTGTTGCGGCAATGTTCCTGACAACTGAAGCGGTAGTTGCTAATATTCCAGAAGATAAAGGCAATGATATGCCACAAATGGGCGGCATGCCAGGTATGATGTAA
- the groES gene encoding co-chaperone GroES, producing MLRPLGNRVVIEKKEHEQTTKSGIVLTDSAKEKSNEGVIVTVGPGRILDNGERLKPELNVGDRVVFQQYAGTEVKRNDTEYLVLTEDEILAVIED from the coding sequence ATGCTTAGACCATTAGGAAACCGTGTAGTCATCGAAAAGAAAGAACACGAACAAACAACAAAAAGCGGTATTGTTTTAACTGATTCAGCTAAGGAAAAATCAAATGAAGGTGTCATCGTTACGGTAGGTCCGGGACGAATTTTAGACAATGGTGAACGTCTGAAACCAGAATTAAACGTAGGCGATCGTGTTGTGTTTCAACAATATGCAGGAACTGAAGTTAAACGAAACGATACGGAATACTTAGTTTTAACTGAAGACGAAATTTTAGCTGTAATTGAAGACTAA
- the mroQ gene encoding intramembrane glutamic endopeptidase MroQ — MKRFWVSLLTVLLYILAQVSPYIARAAGWIQTENQAELLRQTMAVQFSAFIIVAILIIMLQFFVKNKLNFEQGPKEKKRYVVPYILVGLVIVFIAQMIVNLISVYLLGAHPASENTLRIMKIARQMPLFIILIAIVGPLLEEFVFRKVLFGELYHAIKASKWVKFTIATTISSAVFAVVHMDFSHFLAYFVMGIIFSAFYIYTKRLSVSIGIHMAQNGLVALIQLMIPEKMIEEAVKQTQFIHLLTTHWMSFFLS; from the coding sequence ATGAAGAGATTTTGGGTTTCACTGCTCACTGTGCTTTTGTATATTTTGGCACAAGTATCACCTTATATTGCACGTGCTGCTGGTTGGATTCAAACTGAAAACCAAGCAGAATTGTTACGTCAAACAATGGCAGTGCAGTTTTCTGCTTTTATTATTGTAGCGATTTTAATTATCATGCTACAGTTTTTTGTAAAAAATAAACTAAACTTTGAACAAGGTCCAAAAGAGAAAAAGCGCTATGTGGTACCTTATATTTTAGTTGGTTTAGTCATTGTGTTCATCGCACAAATGATTGTTAACCTAATATCGGTATACCTTTTAGGTGCTCATCCAGCAAGTGAAAATACACTAAGAATCATGAAAATCGCACGTCAAATGCCATTATTCATTATTTTAATCGCTATCGTTGGACCATTATTAGAAGAGTTTGTCTTTAGAAAAGTATTGTTTGGCGAACTGTATCACGCGATTAAAGCGAGTAAATGGGTTAAATTCACAATTGCAACGACAATCAGTTCTGCAGTGTTTGCTGTTGTCCATATGGATTTCTCACATTTCTTAGCTTATTTTGTCATGGGTATCATCTTTTCAGCATTTTATATTTATACTAAACGTTTGAGTGTGTCAATCGGTATTCATATGGCACAAAATGGGTTAGTCGCACTCATCCAATTAATGATACCTGAAAAAATGATTGAAGAAGCTGTTAAGCAAACACAATTTATCCATTTATTGACAACGCATTGGATGTCATTTTTCCTTTCATAA